Proteins encoded in a region of the Phycisphaerae bacterium genome:
- a CDS encoding N-acetyltransferase, with amino-acid sequence MKVRNATVNDVEAIYSLISHNAQFDKMLFRSRAYIFDNLQLFSVAEVHNQVIGCCALAVIWSDLAEIKSLAVAEEYQNKGIGRALVEKAVEQAKNLGVKKVFALTLVPKFFEKYGFAVVDKKTLPMKVWSDCAKCTKQDNCDEIAVEKEIKN; translated from the coding sequence ATGAAAGTTAGAAACGCTACAGTTAACGATGTTGAAGCAATTTATTCGCTGATAAGCCATAACGCGCAGTTCGATAAGATGCTGTTCCGGTCACGGGCTTATATCTTCGATAATCTGCAGTTGTTCAGCGTAGCCGAAGTTCACAACCAGGTTATCGGCTGCTGCGCCCTTGCGGTTATATGGTCCGACCTTGCTGAAATAAAATCATTGGCCGTTGCTGAAGAATACCAGAATAAGGGAATCGGCAGGGCACTGGTCGAAAAGGCTGTCGAACAGGCCAAAAATCTCGGGGTCAAAAAGGTCTTTGCATTGACTCTTGTGCCGAAGTTCTTCGAAAAATACGGCTTTGCGGTTGTAGATAAAAAGACGCTTCCTATGAAGGTCTGGAGCGATTGCGCTAAATGTACCAAACAGGATAACTGTGACGAAATAGCAGTGGAGAAGGAGATAAAGAATTAA
- a CDS encoding SPFH domain-containing protein: MMQTEYRRAAFVCLVALILSAIFFPACFVLSRVTGVYPLFALSWQILAAALIWAVLAVQFYQKSLAEQEKLDIAQLAQGGAGDTIFEAQKNNSEFFAVAQNRLRIFEKWFLPIFSILIAIYQIAIGSLLLRMTIKGRIGEETKFLLLGAVLASAIAFVSFLFSLYATGLASQEKWRPLKAGGSYFLATTILSFICAAAMALAQFKVQIVLVALNWIVPSVLILVGCETALNFIFDIYRPRIKGQYSSSAFDSRLLGIIASPHHILRTVASVIDYQFGFKVSQTWFYQIVEQAIIPLILVSAVILYLLSCIVIIDPGSQAIIEKLGSPVDSHNKVRLVGSGISFKLPWPFGITREFPTKEIQEIYIGYVPLEDQAGQKQPLLWGSEHYKEEYNLLVATETINSQEKGAVPVSIIRGSIPVQYRVIDLYKYLYNHADSKEVLKAICYREVIKFAAGAHIEPEVEGGSSEESLLGAGRAKAAIVVARNIQQQADNLSLGVEIVFMGFEGFHPPPQVAQDFQAVIGAVQKKQASILEAIAQRDRIFTGNVGSVKQAITLHQLAEKYLQSPQKGTEYEQIKLQLDKAFTEASGELFAKLRGAQSYAYEKSTLAKAAGERFSQQLQAYRASKRIYTHELKMNMLEESLEKIRKYIVVSDSDTEVTIVDLQEKLVPSLYDIEPIKGQ; encoded by the coding sequence ATGATGCAGACAGAATACAGAAGAGCGGCGTTTGTTTGTCTGGTTGCACTTATACTAAGTGCGATTTTCTTTCCGGCCTGTTTTGTTCTGAGCAGGGTAACAGGGGTATATCCGTTATTTGCCTTAAGCTGGCAGATACTGGCCGCCGCTTTGATATGGGCGGTTCTGGCGGTACAGTTCTATCAAAAGTCGCTTGCCGAGCAGGAAAAACTCGATATCGCACAACTTGCCCAGGGTGGCGCCGGCGATACTATATTCGAGGCACAAAAAAACAATTCAGAATTTTTCGCGGTCGCCCAGAACAGGTTAAGAATATTTGAAAAATGGTTCCTTCCGATATTTTCAATTCTAATAGCCATATATCAAATTGCTATCGGATCGCTCCTGCTGAGAATGACCATTAAAGGCCGAATCGGCGAGGAAACAAAATTCCTTCTGCTTGGAGCGGTACTGGCCTCGGCGATAGCGTTTGTAAGCTTTTTGTTTTCGCTTTATGCCACAGGCCTGGCGAGCCAGGAAAAATGGCGTCCGCTCAAAGCCGGCGGCAGTTATTTTCTGGCGACCACAATTCTGTCTTTTATTTGTGCCGCGGCGATGGCGCTGGCACAGTTCAAAGTACAGATAGTTCTTGTCGCTCTTAACTGGATTGTGCCGAGTGTACTTATACTGGTCGGATGTGAAACAGCGTTAAACTTTATATTCGATATATACAGGCCGAGGATAAAAGGGCAGTACAGCAGCAGCGCTTTCGACAGCAGGCTGCTCGGAATAATCGCATCGCCCCATCATATTCTTCGAACGGTCGCAAGCGTTATCGATTACCAGTTCGGCTTTAAAGTTTCACAAACGTGGTTCTATCAGATAGTCGAGCAGGCAATAATACCGCTGATACTCGTCTCGGCAGTTATACTTTATCTTTTAAGCTGTATTGTAATTATCGATCCCGGCTCACAGGCGATAATCGAAAAATTAGGTTCGCCGGTGGATTCACATAATAAGGTAAGGCTCGTGGGTTCGGGCATTAGTTTCAAGCTGCCTTGGCCGTTTGGAATAACAAGAGAATTTCCAACAAAGGAAATACAGGAGATATATATAGGTTATGTTCCGCTTGAAGATCAGGCGGGCCAGAAGCAGCCGCTTTTGTGGGGATCGGAGCATTATAAGGAAGAATACAATCTTCTGGTTGCGACAGAGACCATAAATTCACAGGAAAAAGGTGCGGTACCTGTAAGTATCATAAGGGGTTCGATTCCTGTTCAGTATCGTGTCATTGACCTTTATAAATATCTGTATAACCATGCCGACAGCAAGGAAGTCTTAAAGGCGATATGTTATCGCGAGGTGATAAAATTCGCGGCAGGGGCCCACATTGAGCCGGAAGTAGAAGGCGGCAGCAGCGAAGAGAGTCTCCTCGGAGCGGGCAGGGCAAAGGCCGCGATAGTGGTTGCCAGAAATATTCAGCAGCAGGCCGACAATCTCAGTCTGGGCGTTGAAATAGTATTTATGGGATTCGAAGGTTTTCATCCGCCGCCGCAGGTAGCACAGGATTTTCAGGCTGTGATAGGCGCTGTTCAGAAGAAACAGGCTTCGATACTCGAAGCAATCGCGCAAAGAGACAGGATTTTTACCGGAAACGTCGGCTCCGTCAAACAGGCGATAACGCTGCACCAGCTTGCTGAAAAATACCTGCAGTCGCCGCAAAAGGGTACTGAATACGAACAGATTAAACTTCAGCTTGATAAGGCGTTTACAGAAGCAAGCGGCGAACTTTTTGCCAAACTCAGAGGGGCACAGAGCTATGCTTACGAAAAATCAACGCTGGCAAAAGCCGCAGGCGAACGATTCAGTCAGCAGTTACAGGCATACCGGGCATCGAAAAGAATTTATACGCATGAACTTAAAATGAATATGCTCGAAGAATCGCTGGAGAAGATAAGAAAATATATCGTTGTTTCAGACAGCGACACGGAAGTAACAATTGTGGACCTGCAGGAAAAACTCGTGCCGAGTCTTTATGATATCGAGCCGATCAAGGGGCAATAA
- a CDS encoding protease modulator HflK, whose translation MSHEHHHHHHHHETSEHQADELQNFGGEFDAGSKSLADALRISFAVLKFIMLVLIILFFSSGVFTVAPDERAMILRFGRICGDTTDKRILGPGLHWAIPYPVEEVVKLPARNTVLRTEIDSFWYDTTNNQSAGTLNPVTDGYCITRNDTIADLKGGSDYNIVHTKWQLTYRISDCEMFFKKVYLKTPDAGQSLIDVIPQSVEPFLKAVASEAVVVAMVNFSIDEAIKSDSQIAKEAEKLLQKKLDDMNCGIEVDSMQLTAVAWPRQVNDAFVASIKASNEADRMIREAKGYSESRINEAGGGELISAVLSPDVNDKQKEYFWNNASGSAQKTIAEAKAYRTKTVESAKANADYLKILLPEYQKRPKLVIQRIYQDAIEEVLSNTQETIIAQSSSGSKNREFRVMINRDPAIGKEKKK comes from the coding sequence ATGAGTCACGAACATCATCATCACCATCATCATCACGAAACCAGTGAACATCAGGCCGATGAGCTGCAGAACTTCGGCGGAGAGTTTGACGCCGGTAGTAAGAGTCTTGCCGATGCACTGAGAATCAGTTTTGCTGTTCTGAAATTTATAATGCTTGTTCTGATTATCCTGTTTTTCAGTTCCGGCGTGTTTACAGTAGCGCCGGACGAACGGGCAATGATACTAAGGTTCGGACGAATCTGCGGCGATACAACGGACAAGAGGATACTGGGGCCGGGACTGCACTGGGCGATACCGTATCCGGTTGAAGAGGTGGTAAAATTACCCGCGAGAAATACCGTTTTGCGAACCGAAATAGATTCTTTCTGGTACGATACAACAAACAACCAGTCGGCAGGTACGCTCAATCCTGTTACGGACGGATACTGCATAACGAGGAACGATACCATCGCTGATTTGAAGGGCGGCAGCGACTATAATATTGTACACACCAAATGGCAGCTTACGTACAGAATTTCCGATTGCGAAATGTTCTTCAAAAAGGTTTATTTGAAAACCCCCGATGCCGGACAAAGTCTGATAGATGTAATACCGCAAAGTGTTGAGCCGTTTTTAAAGGCGGTCGCTTCCGAGGCGGTTGTCGTTGCGATGGTGAATTTCAGTATTGACGAGGCTATAAAGAGCGATTCCCAGATAGCCAAAGAGGCGGAAAAACTCCTGCAGAAAAAACTTGACGATATGAACTGCGGTATAGAAGTAGATTCAATGCAGCTTACCGCTGTTGCCTGGCCGAGGCAGGTAAACGATGCCTTTGTTGCGTCTATTAAGGCCAGCAACGAGGCTGACAGAATGATTCGCGAGGCGAAAGGATATTCTGAAAGCAGAATCAACGAAGCAGGCGGCGGAGAGTTGATTAGTGCTGTTCTTTCGCCGGATGTCAACGATAAGCAGAAGGAATATTTCTGGAATAATGCTTCAGGCTCTGCGCAGAAGACAATCGCAGAGGCGAAAGCGTACAGGACAAAAACTGTTGAATCGGCAAAAGCCAATGCCGATTATCTTAAGATACTTCTGCCGGAATATCAGAAGAGACCGAAACTGGTGATACAGAGAATTTATCAGGACGCAATCGAAGAGGTCTTAAGCAATACTCAGGAAACGATAATAGCACAGTCGAGCAGCGGCAGTAAAAATCGTGAATTCAGAGTTATGATAAATAGAGACCCGGCGATTGGAAAAGAAAAGAAAAAATAA
- a CDS encoding endonuclease NucS domain-containing protein: MKRFNVVLPKEDGGVEIYRMKEWLRQHPGHIPTGVDPTYCTSHKLRDMLKKLGWSVKETASEVRLLQPGTTTSQGELDAVLGDENPEEEDESPEACFALEYQLRDFIAQNLNTITIEGRRLRLYVDPTGRDGIEYSTAVGSIDILAVDDSDAFVVFELKRARSADHAIGQLTRYMGWIKQTIGKGKDVRGVIVSKTISENLRYAVLVVPNISLFEYEVEFHLKTVHREHREET; the protein is encoded by the coding sequence ATGAAAAGATTTAATGTGGTTTTACCTAAAGAAGATGGAGGAGTAGAAATTTATCGCATGAAGGAGTGGTTACGGCAGCATCCCGGCCACATTCCCACGGGCGTAGATCCAACTTACTGTACGTCGCATAAGCTACGGGATATGCTGAAGAAGCTTGGATGGTCAGTTAAAGAGACGGCAAGTGAAGTACGTCTCTTGCAGCCTGGGACAACCACCTCCCAAGGCGAATTAGATGCAGTGCTTGGCGATGAGAATCCAGAAGAGGAGGATGAGTCTCCGGAGGCATGTTTTGCTCTGGAGTACCAACTTCGTGATTTTATCGCGCAAAACCTCAATACGATAACTATTGAAGGGCGCCGCCTTCGGCTGTACGTTGATCCAACTGGTCGGGACGGTATTGAATATTCTACGGCAGTAGGTTCCATAGATATTTTGGCTGTTGATGATTCTGATGCTTTCGTCGTGTTTGAATTAAAGCGTGCTCGGAGTGCGGATCATGCCATAGGTCAATTAACACGTTACATGGGATGGATTAAACAAACAATTGGAAAAGGCAAAGACGTTCGGGGAGTAATTGTCTCTAAAACGATTAGCGAAAATCTTAGGTATGCTGTTTTGGTTGTACCCAATATTTCTTTGTTTGAATATGAAGTAGAGTTCCATCTTAAGACTGTGCATCGCGAACATAGAGAAGAAACATAG
- a CDS encoding beta-ketoacyl-[acyl-carrier-protein] synthase family protein, producing the protein MTAQMPVITGLGAITPLGLSYKDLWSGLCQGKCGIARITAFDPAGFTCQIAGQAPDFSIRDHVPKAIRKTTKLMSRDIELAVVAANEAFKDAGLKTKAFDEQNITIEPRRTAIILGAGLISCDLVELAPAVAKGITDGKFDIKKWGTHSIEAVTPLWLLKYLPNMLACHVGIIHDIQGPSNTITCAEAAGHLAIIEAAQIISRGDAELALAGGGEAKVNPIVHLRQCLNKRATASNNDNPQGACRPFDADAKGSVFGEAAGCVILENPENAKKRGAKIYAQIAGMGQSCSINAKYESLEPDGKGVQFAIEASLANAGIKPEQLDLIIPHGTGIFADDIAEAAGIRKALGDTADKIPILPTKSMTSNTGAAAGAVDIIAACCMMNDGIIPAAKNCEHINKDCKLNIVKEQIKKKINYVLCTSYTYGGQTAAIVLKKYE; encoded by the coding sequence ATGACCGCACAAATGCCGGTAATTACAGGATTGGGAGCAATCACTCCTCTCGGATTAAGCTATAAAGATTTATGGTCCGGCCTTTGTCAGGGCAAATGCGGCATCGCCAGAATCACGGCCTTTGACCCGGCCGGCTTTACCTGTCAGATTGCAGGTCAGGCGCCCGACTTCAGCATTCGCGACCACGTTCCCAAGGCAATTCGCAAAACAACAAAACTTATGTCCCGCGATATCGAGCTTGCCGTTGTTGCCGCCAATGAAGCGTTCAAAGACGCAGGCCTGAAAACAAAAGCCTTCGACGAACAGAATATTACAATCGAGCCCCGGCGAACGGCAATAATTCTTGGCGCCGGTTTAATAAGCTGCGACCTTGTCGAGCTTGCCCCTGCCGTCGCCAAAGGCATCACGGACGGAAAATTCGATATAAAAAAATGGGGCACACATAGCATAGAAGCGGTTACACCTCTTTGGCTTCTTAAGTATCTGCCCAATATGCTCGCCTGCCACGTCGGCATAATCCACGACATTCAGGGCCCCAGCAATACAATCACCTGCGCTGAGGCGGCGGGACATCTGGCCATTATCGAAGCGGCACAGATTATTTCACGAGGCGATGCGGAACTTGCTCTCGCCGGCGGCGGAGAAGCAAAGGTAAATCCAATTGTCCACCTAAGACAATGCCTGAATAAACGGGCAACAGCAAGTAATAACGATAATCCGCAAGGCGCCTGTCGTCCTTTTGACGCGGACGCTAAAGGTTCGGTCTTCGGAGAAGCGGCCGGATGTGTAATACTCGAAAATCCTGAAAACGCCAAAAAACGCGGCGCAAAAATTTACGCTCAAATTGCAGGCATGGGTCAAAGCTGTAGTATAAACGCCAAATACGAATCTCTCGAGCCGGACGGCAAAGGCGTTCAGTTTGCAATCGAAGCGTCCCTTGCCAACGCAGGGATAAAACCGGAGCAACTGGATTTGATTATCCCGCACGGCACAGGCATTTTCGCCGACGATATCGCAGAAGCGGCGGGAATCCGCAAGGCACTGGGCGATACAGCCGATAAGATACCGATACTGCCGACAAAGAGTATGACAAGCAACACCGGCGCAGCGGCAGGTGCGGTTGATATTATCGCCGCCTGCTGTATGATGAATGATGGAATTATCCCGGCAGCGAAAAACTGCGAACATATCAACAAAGACTGCAAACT
- a CDS encoding acyl carrier protein, with translation MAMTREEILVEVQNVLVDALGVDEDEVTPDATLMGDLGAESIDFLDIVFRMEKAFGIKIPREELFPAESLLSTAEYVSNGKLTPKGFEELKKRMPHSDLSAFAADPSVNKIGDLFTVDVLVNFVDARLNAAG, from the coding sequence ATGGCTATGACTCGTGAAGAGATTTTAGTGGAAGTTCAGAACGTACTTGTCGATGCTCTCGGAGTTGACGAAGATGAAGTTACGCCGGACGCGACTTTGATGGGCGACCTCGGCGCTGAAAGCATTGATTTTCTCGATATCGTTTTCCGTATGGAAAAAGCTTTCGGAATAAAAATCCCGCGTGAGGAACTATTCCCCGCTGAAAGCCTTTTAAGCACCGCAGAATACGTCAGCAACGGGAAACTTACTCCAAAGGGCTTTGAAGAATTGAAAAAACGTATGCCGCACAGCGACCTTTCAGCGTTTGCCGCAGACCCCAGCGTTAATAAAATCGGCGATTTATTTACCGTCGATGTTCTGGTCAACTTTGTCGATGCAAGACTTAACGCGGCAGGCTGA
- a CDS encoding 3-hydroxyacyl-ACP dehydratase FabZ family protein, producing the protein MAKLKFLFPVAKLRWIWIDKFIEFNSGSNAVAVKNVTMAEEHLHDNFPGFPIMPECLMIESMAQTAGLLVGQARGYKEKVILAKINKAVFFHYVRPGDTLKIHAKIESITDEAASTTGKITCNDEMIAEIDLMFSHIDNNLAGKQFPEENFVFTDLFGVVLRASGLDTPYLESSK; encoded by the coding sequence GTGGCAAAATTAAAATTTTTATTCCCGGTGGCAAAATTGCGTTGGATATGGATTGACAAATTTATCGAGTTCAACAGCGGCTCTAACGCCGTCGCCGTGAAAAATGTAACTATGGCCGAGGAGCATCTGCACGATAATTTCCCCGGCTTTCCGATTATGCCCGAATGCCTGATGATTGAGTCGATGGCTCAGACGGCAGGTCTTCTTGTGGGACAGGCAAGAGGCTATAAGGAAAAGGTAATCCTGGCTAAAATCAACAAGGCAGTTTTTTTCCACTACGTCCGCCCCGGCGACACACTCAAAATACACGCAAAAATCGAATCGATAACTGACGAGGCGGCATCCACGACAGGCAAAATCACCTGTAACGATGAAATGATAGCTGAGATTGATTTGATGTTCAGCCATATCGACAATAATTTGGCGGGCAAACAATTTCCGGAAGAAAATTTTGTATTTACCGATTTGTTCGGCGTCGTGTTAAGGGCATCAGGTCTTGACACACCTTATCTGGAGTCGTCCAAATGA
- a CDS encoding beta-hydroxyacyl-ACP dehydratase — protein sequence MKFILIDNVVKIVPGKEIQTVKNVSLSEEYLADHFPAFPVLPGVFLLQGLIESACWLVRETENFAHSMVLLAQAKNVKYKSFAAPGMNIQYTVTAKTIEENISSFAGAGSCNGEPIVEAKFSLRHFNLVEKDSKFAAEDAYIIEKLKERWKLLNGM from the coding sequence ATGAAATTTATCCTGATTGATAACGTAGTTAAGATAGTGCCGGGTAAAGAGATACAAACTGTCAAGAATGTATCCCTTTCCGAGGAGTATTTGGCCGACCATTTTCCGGCTTTTCCGGTGCTTCCGGGGGTATTTCTGTTGCAGGGACTAATCGAATCGGCCTGCTGGCTGGTCAGGGAAACTGAAAACTTTGCCCATAGTATGGTGTTGCTTGCTCAGGCAAAGAATGTAAAATACAAAAGCTTTGCCGCTCCCGGTATGAATATTCAATATACCGTTACCGCAAAGACGATAGAAGAAAACATAAGCTCTTTCGCAGGGGCAGGCTCCTGCAACGGCGAACCGATTGTCGAAGCGAAGTTCAGCTTAAGGCATTTTAACCTCGTCGAAAAGGATTCTAAATTCGCCGCTGAAGACGCTTATATAATTGAAAAATTGAAGGAACGCTGGAAATTGTTAAACGGAATGTAA
- a CDS encoding protease modulator HflC gives MKNFAVIILVVLIVAVMMLYLVSFQVRQTETALVLTFGKPTRQITEPGWNWKWPAPIQTLVKYDARQMLFGGVEEETVTKGGEPVIVQTYIIWQIAEPIKFREAIRDVPGAEKLLKSRLRDVQNKVVGKHYFSEFVNSDRQQIKFGDIENEMTQLLDEPVKAAYGMKVEAVGIKMLKVSEKVTEDVFARMKADRKRKTEATLAQGNAEATKIKSDADAKITELMAATEARAKSIRGAGDAEAAQYYKMLEADPEFAMFLREIETLKKTLKERTTVVLPADAEPFKLLREMPKIEPKQNVSR, from the coding sequence ATGAAAAATTTTGCGGTAATAATTCTGGTGGTACTGATTGTAGCTGTGATGATGCTCTACCTTGTCTCGTTTCAGGTGCGTCAGACGGAAACGGCGCTGGTTCTTACCTTCGGCAAGCCTACTCGCCAGATAACTGAGCCGGGCTGGAACTGGAAATGGCCCGCACCGATACAGACTCTGGTCAAATACGACGCAAGGCAAATGCTTTTCGGGGGCGTTGAGGAAGAAACGGTTACCAAAGGCGGAGAGCCGGTAATTGTTCAAACCTATATTATATGGCAAATCGCGGAACCGATAAAATTTCGTGAAGCCATACGAGATGTGCCGGGCGCGGAAAAACTGCTTAAAAGCAGACTTCGCGATGTGCAGAATAAGGTTGTCGGCAAACATTATTTCAGCGAATTTGTAAATAGCGACCGGCAGCAGATAAAATTCGGCGACATTGAGAATGAGATGACTCAACTGCTCGACGAGCCGGTAAAAGCGGCGTACGGCATGAAAGTCGAAGCTGTCGGAATAAAGATGCTTAAAGTGAGCGAAAAGGTTACGGAAGATGTATTTGCCCGGATGAAGGCCGACAGAAAACGAAAGACCGAAGCGACCCTGGCACAGGGAAATGCCGAGGCGACCAAGATAAAAAGCGATGCCGATGCGAAAATTACCGAGCTTATGGCCGCCACTGAAGCCAGGGCAAAGTCTATACGCGGTGCCGGCGATGCTGAGGCGGCTCAGTATTACAAGATGCTTGAGGCAGACCCGGAATTCGCGATGTTCCTGCGTGAAATTGAAACCCTGAAAAAAACCCTCAAGGAAAGAACAACCGTGGTTTTGCCTGCCGATGCCGAGCCGTTTAAGCTGCTCAGGGAAATGCCGAAAATCGAGCCGAAACAGAATGTGTCGAGATAA